Within the Bacteroidota bacterium genome, the region CAGATGGCTGGCATTTACCCAGTGATGCAGAATGGGTGGAACTAACTGTTTATCTTGGTGGGAAAAGCATTGCTGGTAGAAAAATGAAAGAAATCGGAACATCGCATTGGGATTCACCCAATGAAAAAGCAACCAATAAAAGCGGTTTTTCGGCATTGCCTGGTGGTGTACGCGACAACGATGGTACCTTCGACTATATGGGACATAGTGCGTCTTTCTGGACTTCTACCGGGAACGGTAACAGTGACGCATGGCACCTGAGGTTGTACTACCATAGCGGATGTGTGTACCGTTACGACTACGTTAAGGATTTTGGTTTTAGTGTTCGTTGTATCAGGGATTAGTTGACAATTCAACAATTCAACAATTTAATCACTTATCAATCTTTTTGTTTATTTCGTCAAGGATTTTAGGAAGTTGCCGGACTATAGCCATTTCTTTCCACTTTTTTCGAGCTTCAATAGCAGGGATACCAAAATAAGTTTTTCCTCCTTCAAGGCTTTTGTCAACTCCTGATGTTGCAAGAACAACAGCTCCTTTGCCAATGACCAAATCTTTATTTATTGAAGCTTTTGTCCATAGAATAACATCATCTTCAATTCTTGTTACACCGGCAATTGCAACATAAGCACCTATTAAGCATCGTTTGCCAACATAAGTATCATGCCCAACTTGGCAATGATTATCCATTTTTGTATGTTCATCAATAATTGTATCGCCAGAAACACCTTTGTCAATAGTGCAAAGAGCACCAATCTCAACATTATTTTTGATGATTACTCTTCCACATGATTCAAATTTAAGAAAGCCTTCTCCTCTTTTCTGAAAATAATAGGCATCGGCTCCAATAACCGAAGCTGAATGAATAATTACATTATCTCCAATAATACTATGGTCATAAATGCTAACATTTGCATGAATAAGACAATTATTTCCAATTTTTACATTGTTCCCAACAAATGCTCCAGGCTGAATTATAGTTCCTTCACCAAT harbors:
- a CDS encoding UDP-3-O-(3-hydroxymyristoyl)glucosamine N-acyltransferase, whose protein sequence is MKFNPTLKLKDIAEFINAEFYGEPKFIISGINEIHVVEKGDITFVDHPKYYDKTLNSNASTIIINKKVECPKGKALIFSDDPMVDYMKLLKKYRPFEICNNQISESAKIGEGTIIQPGAFVGNNVKIGNNCLIHANVSIYDHSIIGDNVIIHSASVIGADAYYFQKRGEGFLKFESCGRVIIKNNVEIGALCTIDKGVSGDTIIDEHTKMDNHCQVGHDTYVGKRCLIGAYVAIAGVTRIEDDVILWTKASINKDLVIGKGAVVLATSGVDKSLEGGKTYFGIPAIEARKKWKEMAIVRQLPKILDEINKKIDK
- a CDS encoding FISUMP domain-containing protein is translated as MKNKKRFMRLALLLMGVFLVFAINCSKDDDDNSSSFTDSRDSKTYNWVKIGEQVWMAENLAYAPSNGNYWAYDSNDANVETYGYLYDWETACDVCPDGWHLPSDAEWVELTVYLGGKSIAGRKMKEIGTSHWDSPNEKATNKSGFSALPGGVRDNDGTFDYMGHSASFWTSTGNGNSDAWHLRLYYHSGCVYRYDYVKDFGFSVRCIRD